The proteins below are encoded in one region of Clostridium estertheticum:
- a CDS encoding 5' nucleotidase, NT5C type: MKNLNICIDIDGTITDAYYWLNITNKYFNKNITEDEVTQYYIHEIMGVTLKEYDEFYQENKFEIHSEQILREDVQIVIKGLSELHNIYFVTAREKELTMFTHSYLKRNNIAYDELFVLGSHYKVDKARELECNVFIEDNYDNAVQLSNAGFKVLLIDTNYNRKPLNDNIVRVYNWKEIYYTINKLLLQSKAM, translated from the coding sequence GCATCGATATTGACGGAACAATAACAGATGCTTATTATTGGCTTAATATTACTAATAAATATTTCAATAAAAATATAACAGAGGATGAGGTAACCCAGTATTATATACATGAGATAATGGGTGTTACTTTAAAAGAATATGATGAATTTTATCAGGAAAACAAATTTGAAATCCATTCAGAGCAGATACTTCGGGAAGATGTTCAAATTGTTATAAAAGGACTAAGTGAGCTTCATAATATTTATTTTGTTACAGCAAGAGAAAAAGAATTAACTATGTTTACTCATTCATATCTAAAGAGGAATAATATTGCATATGATGAGCTGTTTGTATTAGGTAGCCATTATAAGGTGGATAAAGCAAGAGAATTAGAATGTAATGTGTTTATCGAAGATAATTATGATAATGCAGTTCAACTATCAAATGCAGGATTTAAGGTTCTTTTAATAGATACGAATTATAATAGGAAACCATTAAATGATAATATAGTTAGGGTTTATAACTGGAAAGAAATATATTATACAATAAACAAACTGTTATTACAAAGCAAGGCAATGTAA